From the Lathyrus oleraceus cultivar Zhongwan6 chromosome 3, CAAS_Psat_ZW6_1.0, whole genome shotgun sequence genome, the window ACTGGTCGAAAAAGTTTTCTTAGTGGTTATGAAAGATGGAGCCTTGGAACTGTTCGACACCCAAAATAGTTCGGTCTTAAAATCACCTATGTCGAAGAACATGACATTTAAGACCATGATTCGTTCGGCTGAGGTAAAATTCCTAAAAATAGTTATCGATAACAAGAACAGTTAGTTGTGGCATTTAAGATGTGGCCATCTAAATTTTAGGTCACTCAGTCAACTGATTACTCAAGATAAGGTCATTTGTATACCAATTCTGAAGATGTCCGACAAACTCTATGAAGGTTGTTAAGTAGGGAAGCAATCCAGAAAGTCTTTCATTTCAACTATGCCAATGAGGTCGTCTTGCATACTAGAAGTAGTACATTCAAATGCATGTGGCCCGTTTAAGGATCATACCATTGGTAAAAATATGTATTTTGTATCATTTATCGATAAGTATATTTGAAAGCTTTAGGTTTATGTGATCAAGCGAAAGGACAAAGTATTTGAAATCTTAAAGTGATTTAAGATTCTTGTTTAAAACTagagtgaaaagaagatcaaTGTTTTGCAAACAGACGGAGGTGGCGAATACACAtctgtcataccccgattttgaccctgaattttttatttttgtttggcacttggcctaaggttcatttgcatacattcccaactccatatttttgttacacattgatcattgtctatgcctttttgatcatggtgcttttgactataaaatggattttaatcatctgacttttgtaatttttcaatttttgattttttatttcaaattaaGTTCAATTCCCAAATTccaatttaattttaattgttatttttactaGTGATTTcaaaactctaattgatttttattttcaaatagatgttagaattgatgtcaaaagtaattttaacaaattattggattaatttgattgggttttctactattttttttttttttattattattaaattgatatttaaattagtctTGGGTTATTTctaaaaaatccattttatatCCATAAGtacatttcaaaatcaaaatagCATTACAACATTTCATAAATTACAAAATCATGTTCCAAATTgcatttctcaacattttcatACAAGTTCATCCCATTACATAAATCCTACAAATACAATCCGAATGAACAATCAAAGCCCCATCAAGAATTTAACGGATCCATTCATTCCAAGCCCTTGGTGGCTCTTCTCTTCACAGCAGTATCCCTTAACATCCGGCAAACACCCCTGCTATGGACATATCCACATCATGCTGTTTCCGCATCCAGCACATCTTTCAATGGAATTTATGAGCAAGGAAAGTTGTCACCGAACAACCAATGCAGAGCGAAGAGCTTTGTATGATAGGTATCTGAAAAGAAATAAAGCTATAGATGGTGATAAGGGCAGTTTTCATGTTGACGATGAGGAAAGGCATCGATTGCATGGATCGGCCAAGAAGTCTGTACCACTTATCTCCGGAACAGCTTACTGTATTTCCTCTTGCAGCATGATAATGCTGAACAAAATCGTCTTGTCAAGTTATAATTTCAATGCAGGAATATCATTGATGTTTTATCAAAACTTTATCAGTACTCTGGTTGTTGTTCTATTGGCTCACTGTGGCAGAGTTTCAGTTAAAAAGCTCAACTGGAGGTTAGTTAAGGTTTGGTTGCCGGTGAATGTGATGTTTGTCGCCGTGCTTGTCTCAGGCATGTATAGTTTGAAATACATAAGCATCGCAATGGTGGCAATTCTCAAAAATAATGACTAATATTTTAACTGCAATTGGAGAGTTATGTTTATTCCGTAAACGTCAGAGTCCCAAAGTGTGGACTGCAATGTTGGTGATAATTATCTCTGCTGCCAGTTGAGGTGTTACAGATCTTCCTTTGATGCAGTCGGTTATGCCTGGCAGATTAAGATTATGAATTGTGTTCTTACCGCAAGTTATTCGCTTAGCCTCAGGTGGGTAATGGACGAAGCGAAATCAACAAATCTGGTTCTCTAAATGAAGTGTCAATGGTATTACTCAATAATTTATTGTCTTTACCTTTTGCCATCATCATGATATTCCTTTTCGGCAAGTGGGATTAGGTAATACACGCTAATGTAGTTAAACTACCGGAGTTTTGGGTTGCTGCAACAGCTAGTGGACTGATCGGACTTTCTATCAGCATTACCTCGATGTGGTTTTTACATCAAACTAGCCCTACAACATACAGTCTTGTAGTTTCCTTAAACAAGATTCCAATCTCTATTGCTGGAATTTTAGTGTTCAAAATTGCTCTGAGTGTATCAAATTTATTCAGCATTTTATTTGGTCTCTTTGTTGGTATATTATTTGCAAGAGCCAAGACGTCTTAAACCAGAAGCCATCATAGTAGTAACCATAGAAATGGGAGAAACGACATCCCATTCTGAATATTCAGATGATTAGCCGCGTCATACACTTTTACATTTGATTGACGGGTTTGTTCGAAAGATAAGTCAGCAATACTAAAAGCTGCAGAGTTAATTGCCAGTGTTTGTATCAATGAACATATGCGTATTGCATTCAAGAAGGCTGGTGCGGTAAATCAATTAATATGGCTTTTGAATTCTAATGATGATGCAATCCGGTTGACAGCCACTCAAGCATTGGAAGCGCTGTCTGCTAGCAACGTGGTTTGCCGCTTTATTGAGGCCAAGCCTCCATCCTAGAAACATCCCTGTAACCAAAATTAGTTGTTTAGAAATCAAGTTTCCTGCATCAATGTAAAACCATCGTTATGCTGCAACCATAACCGGTAAACTTAACCTGCATTTGATACTAATCAACGGTTGAATCTCACCTACGGAGTCACTTTCATCCTGTCATGAAATGTTGCAAAATATTGCAACACCTTATGCAATATGCGTATAAGCCGCAGTGAGTTACCGTCATCCATTACAGGAAGTTTCGGTTGCTTCAATAAGTCGTGCACCTTGATCCTGCAGTAGTTGATCCTGTCATGGAATGTGCCTGAAACTGTCAAATTTACAAATCATTACCATACGTGGCCAACTTCTAGCCATGACAACCAGAATATCAACCTCAGAAGGAAACCTCCAAAGAAGGCATTAGAAAAGACAATTGCATTTGCACTACTTACTTTAGAGAGGTTGTTGTTTTGTCCAAAACGGATACATGCTATTAACGAAGAGTTTCCGCCGCCGAATGAGCAATTCATTTTAGATTCTGAGCAACTTCAGAGTCAGTTTCAAACCATGAGCAATTACATTTTGTGGCGGAAGCTATTCTTATGCCATTTGGTTGCACAATGTAGTGGTCATAGATCACAATCAGATTTTTTGCGAAGCTTGAGCAGTAACGGTCTTCCAATCCGGCATCTCCATTGAACTCCCTCCATATCTTTAGCAGTCCCAGATGCAGCAACAACAACATGCAGCCATGGAGTTATCAAGGAAGCACAAAACAAGAAGTCTATCCACAGGCTGGAAAAATTCTACTTGAGTGCAACCATGCGAGCAAGTAGTTAAGATGGCATGCTCTATCCTGTAGCAGCAATGCACAAGTCAGCCAATCATTAGCATCAATGATAATCAATTCCATGCCAAATAAGTTGCATCAATACATGATATTTCATAACAACGATCAATTTGCACTACAGAGAAGAAAGAATATTTGTTGTTGTCATTGAGGATTTACTGAAGCCGAAGCTATTAGTGCTGCACTGGCTGTTGCCAAGGCACGGCAAGAAAATGGAGAAGTGGAATTACCTGACAGAAACCGTGGGGCTGAGGTTACCCCAAGTGTCAAACACGCATCTTCCCTGATTAAGCTTGATTCTGCAGGGTCAAATAACAATGTTTCTGGTGGAGTTCGGCTGCATCATAGAGCTGTAGTTGTTGCTGCAGAGACTGGTGAAGCATTAGGTTGCATGGTTAGACAGCTTTCGATTGATCAATTTGAAAGTGAAGGCAGACGGGTCAGTTATGGCGCTCCAGAAAATGCACCTGCAAAGTTAAAACAACAATAAAGCTCACATCCTGCAGTAATAAAACCAAAGCAATTGTCAAACAGTGAAATTTCAAAAAATTCCCAATTTGGCATCCAGACAAAACAATTGGAGAAAGTGTGGTTCAGATTACCTTTCCGAGTCCAATGATCAAAGAAGGCACTCCAATTCTGAGCATCCAAAAGCACTTCTGGAATTTGCTTCTTTGAGCTTTTGAATACCAAATCCAAGAACCCTAATCGGTGAGCATAAAAGGAGACGAGTTGGTGAGAGAGAAAGAAAGGAAGGCAATGAGGGGAGGCAGAGAGAATTTGAAAACGAGACCCAAAAATTTGGAGGCGGACTTCACCCTTTCTCCATCACTCATTTCCTCCCTCTAACCCTAAATCCGCCGCCACCCTTCATCTTTCTcacttcatcatcttcctcacGAAACCCTCATCAATCCTCTGTCACCATCTCACCCAAACACACACTCACCTTTATCCGCCTCAACCACCACCATCCGTCACGATTCTCCCTCACAATCTACACCACAAACCAAACCATTCATAGCGAAAACCCTAAACCGCCCTTTCCTTTTCCGCCTCTACTCAACACAACCACCACCATCCGCCACATGCACCACCGTCTCGCTTGGCTCCGATTGCGACGACTCCTTTACAGCGAAGTCAGAGATTTCACCCGAGCTTGTTGCTGATGCTTCACTCGGGAAGGTTTATCAAGCTAGACTTCGCAGAACAGGGCAGGTTATTGCTGTTAAAGTACAAAGACCAGGCGTTCAAGCTTCTGGTATGCCTCTGATCCTAAAGCTTCGGCTTCGGGAGCCGGGAAATTGCTATTGTCGTTTAATAGGAAAATGGATAGGAAGGTTTCGGATGTAAATGTGGAAACTGGAGTTGAGAGAAATGGTGTTAAGAAAAATGGAGTGGGAATTCCTTGGATGAAGATTATTGTGAGAAAACCCTGGGGCATTCCGGCGATTGAGGACTGCGTGTGAGAGGGCGAAAAGAATTCGTTCATCTACTGCCCAGACTATCATTGAAGTTGACTCTCAATTTAAGGGAATTAATTTCTACTCCCATATCAACtctcattattattattattattatttatttttaattatgtTTTATTATTAGATCTAGGGATTTAATTTTGGGAATGGGCTTTGGGCCCTAATTTCATTTTAACATCCTTTAATTGCTTGTGCATCTCATATTCGTGCATATTCCTTTTATATTGataatttgtttttttaattatttGATCACTTATTTATCCATTTGATTTCAAACTCATTTCGAGAGTGAACAATAAAAAACTGAATGATTGGGAACTCTACTGATTTATTTTCTGAAATCGCCAaaatcgttttctaaataaagatggaagaaaaagattacctggatggaatgtccagtcgtaatcccgaatatttggctcaagctgtaagagcttgcaagccataaatattcgtcttctctttaacactctaatattcaaatcatttttctaaataagattggaagaaaaaggttacctggatggaatgtccagtcgtaatcccgagtattaggctcaagctgtaagagcttgcaagccataaatatttgTCTTCTCTCAAAAAACACTTGTAATCATCTCAAATCTTTTTTCTAAATaaagcgtgaagaaaaagattacctggatggaatgtccagtcgtaatcccgaatattaggcacaagctgtaagagcttgcaagccgttaatattcgtcttctctctaatattcaaatcattttattaaaacgtgaagaaaaaggttacctggagggaatatccagttgtaatcccgaatattaggcacaagctgtaagagcttgcaagccataaatattcgtcttccctctaaacattcataaatatctcaaaccatcttctcaataaagttggaagaaaaagattacctggagggaatatccagttgtaatcccgaatattaggctcaagctgtaagagtttgcaagccataaatattcgtcttccctccaaaacattcataaatattcgaataattttcttaacaaatattggaaagaaacagactgcctggatggaatgtccagacgtagtcccgagtactagacccaagctgtaagagcttgtaggtcacaagtactcgtctttcaaacttcaaaatacctaattcctaccttagactctttcaataaagatggaaatggaacatggtgtataccgtgcactcctgaggctaggattcgagatgtatatctcgctcatccaagttctcgccatcactcaaaatacatccaaccaatcaaattctttctcgccgccgtgcgattaataaaaaacctttttcataaacgaaaggtatcttgtcttaagtgatacaaaacaatgttcggccacgattgttgagtagagataatgacgcttttccgaatgtagatttataaatccgttcgatgtgtggtatgcgtccactcctcatctgttttgggtaaaacaatgttttcgtcgattaatacaatatagctttcgctaaaatcgaccaacaaacaaacatttttctacccagaactacgtaagccttgatttctcttttgagatacgtaggagcaggatttgtaaatcttgtcaggcccactaataaaaaacttaggtttagtccttcgtcaaaaaatccaaaaacatttcttccctcttatattctttctttcccacctaataaattgaaaagcctGACATTTtaactaacattaacgcacacaactgacctaatggttcccgttgagtacaacggacgtgaggggtgctaataccttccccttgcgtaatcgactcccgaacccggatattggttgcgatgaccatatcttatcctttcttttgtcttgggttttatcgatatttcccctttcctttttaggaataaataaagttcggtggcgactctgttcagtccatcattgcgagcgtgcgatcgcgcttcgctttgaagtcgtatccccattttttcgaggtgcgacagatggcgactctgctggggaaaacgcaaatccctaagtgagtcaagcctagttaggtcgtttgtgtgcctttgtttgtttacttttgtggCTTTCCTTTATTGATTTTGttatctttattgtcatattgatataatATGTTATATTGGTTCGATatggtttggtacttggatactctgattgcaaaccatgtgggaaagactttttacccgagtctcgagtaaaaacataagataggacgaggttgagtagtgcgggtccgcgagatgtatttctcgttgggtcggtacgagaacctcacttagagtagattcttgagaggatgttgtcgctcggcaagtaagttgccgtaagcttcgatattttctttaggatccatgactctgagagccatttgtagaaccttagttctttgccccactaggaaagatggttgcgtagtgtgggtctgcgagatgtatttctcgttagatcgatgcgagaacctcacctagagtagattctttagatggagttgatgcccggcaagtaagttgccgcaggtagcaaacagtctaatggatccatgactctaggaactttttcaaaaaaaccttagaccatacctggtgagaacctattcttggagAGCAATCTGATTCATtagtacctcagacttttgaacccgtgtataagaaaaaacaaatgtgcatggcttgcattgcattcattcgcattccatcgcatttgcatcgcatcataatgcatgtcattctccagacaaaataccaaaaaaaaaactcatccatcttttgtccgtgaagcaaagtgattctcaacacgcgtttagaacaaagaaccatgtctcaggagatgatggacgagctaagaaatagccaagaagcactgaaggaggaacttaatcttttgaagagccaaatgagatgggtcttggaaaccctgcaagtcttgttgagaaaagagggtcacccatTATACGttgctgcaacaaagagagctactacgcCGCATCCATCTGGTGTcaccccaagtcaagggaaattctatgtggcaactcctcatttaccagtatatAGACCACCCTCAAGgcgtcatcatcaacatcctttggccattcctcctcaaaatcaccgaagtcaggttcaaaacaaaaatcagaatcagagcAAGAAGAACcaggatcacaatgactcgattccggtaccatatagcaagctctacccgctactgatccagaatgctttggtgacccctcgagctctcacgcCTGTGTCACCAGACCtaccatggtacaatccaaatgcaacgtgtgaattccataaaggggcattgggacatgacctagattcttgtTGTGCGCTAAAATATTTGGTACGAGGACTGATTAACAAgaagagcttagtctttgaagaagatcacccgaagatcaagtgtgaataccatactggaacaatggggcactccatcgaggaatgtatgagttttaagctcaagctgcaaggattgattgacataaggtcaccaacactcaaggaggaaggctcaagtacatataccttgatttctgggccagataatgagaaagggaaaggacccttgaaacccctcaaggttttgtaccacaaggaagatgtcagggatgtggctaatgagctatcattgtttcctggtaagagcattgagataccgccttggatttccaatgtcacgacctATACCAATGAgagaaaaggagaagtgagtagtggatccaagagggcTGCGTTCGACGATGAGATTGAAAtaaaagaatttgaagatcatcatgccaatgtcaaaaagcttgttgatccaaaccttcaagtttgaagaagtcaattccctaaagtcggcaatcatttggctgtttcaacacttcttttgtagtttctttgcatgttgcttgttatttgcttttaagcattgttgttttctttgaattggtaagattaatgaaaggtttatgcatcttttgaattaatccattcgtattcactcgtttttcatttatgttaaaaaacaaaaacaaaatactcctctcattcacttttgtttatcaaattgttgtgttaacaaagattggagggaggatgatgaaaacaaaacacctgaaattgttgtggtatgcttttgagtaaaaccttgtcgatgatgtaaggcattgtttcaaatccccaaacactgaagtTATAAGGAGTGAATCCCTAGACAACCACTTTGAGCatagaagttggtgtttatttcggatctaaaacccttaatcttaacctggggcagggtagttatgttcagatagtttgatcatgcagtcgatctttcaaaaaatcgtccatatgtacaccctccaattaggttcaaccacatgttatccttcgcgcacatgttgaagtgtcgaagaagttgagaaaagataaaattaatgttggttgatcctcatccaccaataatgtggcagtcaacacctttaaaaaaaagtccgctaagtcaaaaaccacaaaatgacttaggcaaaagttagggcacaccgatggaccgaaagcttcaaaaaaaaaaaaaaacggtccaggcaaaataagggacaaagaaaaacaaaaagaggtcaccaaaaccctcaacaaaacaaaaaataaggtgactgccatttcaagaaaaattcgtcttgaatcctcatcacaccttcgaaccctcttggaagtcgaatgcgtgtattgaattaactgaacgtaggaactggagatcatcaagaagaaggggtgggtaaaaataaattttgagccttatatccttttgtttcaaaaaaccgtgaaccaaaccacgttacaacccttaaaagacctaattgaggcagggttcattttgaaagcatactataaccaggtggtgttaacttgactccaaacgatttttgttaatcatttgatggcaccaacttgcatactgtgaatgagttgatcaccatttgtgttcttatcaacgactcgttcactgtatttcacccgttcatatcaataaattttggtttcaaatttttgcataagcattgaattaaaattaccatttttgaatgcacaatcttatttgcgagtcaacactcAGCATCAAAGAAATTCGGTACACAGTTGAGGAACTAgatggagtgaaagaagtctaTTCGGGGGCAAATCAttttgagcatcagttaattcgagctaacCACTCTAAGGGTCATCGAGgcaagagtaatttgcttcaagaatcagaccggggcaagccaccttagagctcagtaagtccaatcactccatggttcagttagccaagagtaatttgcttcaagacttagactgGGGCAAACCACCTCGGAGCTCAATGAGTCCAGCTATCCAAAGGACAatcaatcaagagtctaccattccaacatttggttagtcaagttcagaccattgcaagtttcaaacacttggggcaagccatctcgaggtagtctcatggaaAGTTGTTTCCAAACCCCTTTTCAAAGTGAACATTGCCaagacccaacaaactggggcaagatgagccacagaggggcaaaACCCCCTTCTTtgtgctttcaaactgctcaaacgaattctgccatacgtcaacaactgTTGAGTTCAAGACGAGTGCCCGAAAgttatgctagcacgattcattaatcctccaaaaggatccattggctaagttgtggctaTCAAACTGGGTAGAATCCTCCTTTGgcaacatctatcataaaatatttggttgagttctcggtgttgaggaatcatgagcttccataaaaagcctttaccaactcccagtccactcaggtgtcagcattctcatagcatgatcattcatatatcatgcataaaagaaTACAAATCATGCATggccgaaatgtacttcgtgctcattttgcattgacccaggtcttgttgttgatcctttatcctttgacctttgattccagtctgtatttggtgcccttaaaccatcattCGGTTTTTgcagtcattttcaaatccaacCCAGTTGGCACCTATTAGAAAATTTTCCATTAAAGGTTCATTTTCTTTttggattatccgatgaatttccGGATTACTCCTTGGTTTATTGATGAATTTCCATAACTGgtctgatgtatttccagatgtTTCACCATCTATCTGAGGTGTTCTCTGATGTGTCtatattctgatgtatttccagaatttccttgATGTATTACCAGATGTGTCTGTATTCTGTTGTATTTCCggaatatcacttgtaattccgatgcatttccagaatttgtttcttttactCTCCGATGAATTCCCAGACATGTCACTTTTATTCTGACGAAGTTCCAGAACCCCTATGTCATTCCCTGGAATTGTTTCAAGactcattggtgtctcctaaagatcagttgttactagaactcatttcaaagtccaattgttgttggcaaaatccgttaaaagctggttgtagtccattgcttacggtcagagtccaattgtttttattccggggtccggtcatgcttgaacctactctgaagattctttgttcaatcctattcaggtcttatatgaacctgtcattgaacctttttattccggggtcaggtcatccttgaacctgctctgaagattctttgttcaatcctattcaggtcttatatgaacctgtcattgaacctttttattccggggtcaggtcatccttgaacctgctctgaagattctttgttcaatcctattcaggtcttatatgaacctgtcattgaacctttttattccggggtcaggtcatccttgaacctgctctgaagattctttgttcaatcctattcaggtcttatacgaacctgtcattgaacctttttattccggggtcaggccatccttgaacctgctctgaagattctttgttcaatcctattcaggtcttatacgaacctgtcattgaacctttttattccggggtcaggccatccttgaacctgctctgaagagtttttcctttctttgttcaatcctattcaggtcttatacgaacctgtcattgaacctttttattccggggtcaggccatccttgaacctgctctgaagagtttttcctttctttgttcaatcctattcaggtcttatacgaacctgtcattgaacctttttattccggggtccggtcatgcttgaacctgctctgaagattctttgttcaatcctattcaggtcttatacgaacctgtcattgaacctttttattccggggtcaggtcatacttgaacctgctctgaagatcctttgttcaatcctattcaggtcatgtatgaacctgttgttgaacccttttattccggtatcaggtcatacatgaacctgttctgaagagttttctccttgattattccccagcattatcaggtcatatatgaacctgttttgTTGTGTCTGAACCTGTTATGTATTTTCTTCCTTATTCAGGTCTggtaagtcatgtgtgaacttactaccgaaatcccTTGTTTTCTAAGTGTCGTTCATCAAACCTCACTTTgaatactccccagtgtgtgtctgattctccagcaggactgtctccccagcaagttgtttcttaccatttgtctgtctccctgtggatcatcagctttccccacagtttggtctgtctaagtagcatctcctgtcaagagtccaccatatccctagcagataaaaaaaaaaaaaaaaaaaaaaaaaaaaaaaaaatcatccgcgcatatcatatcatgtcatatcatatcataccacATCATGTCATGGgaattcaggatcaaaatccgggtcttctcagtatttaatcatctcccactatgatcatatgaagagtgtcctgcttcatattctctagttgaagatacttaaataggggcaactgtcataccccgattttgaccctgaattttttatttttgtttggcacttggcctaaggttcatttgcatacattcccaactccatatttttgttacacattgatcattgtctatgcctttttgatcatggtgcttttgactataaaatggattttaatcatctgacttttgtaatttttcaatttttgattttttatttcaaattaaGTTCAATTCCCAAATTccaatttaattttaattgttatttttactaGTGATTTcaaaactctaattgatttttattttcaaatagatgttagaattgatgtcaaaagtaattttaacaaattattggattaatttgattgggttttctactatttttttttttttttattattattaaattgatatttaaattagtctTGGGTTATTTctaaaaaatccattttatatCCATAAGtacatttcaaaatcaaaatagCATTACAACATTTCATAAATTACAAAATCATGTTCCAAATTgcatttctcaacattttcatACAAGTTCATCCCATTACA encodes:
- the LOC127131093 gene encoding serine/threonine-protein phosphatase BSL3; this encodes MQQQQHAAMELSRKHKTRTEAISAALAVAKARQENGEVELPDRNRGAEVTPSVKHASSLIKLDSAGSNNNVSGGVRLHHRAVVVAAETGEALGCMVRQLSIDQFESEGRRVSYGAPENAPAKLKQQ